One region of Candidatus Bathyarchaeia archaeon genomic DNA includes:
- the nucS gene encoding endonuclease NucS encodes MVSGLEARQLVVMVASCCVEYSGRTGSHLGEGERLVIVKGDGCILVHRGRDYQPVNWQPSGCIIQAHLNNETLVLKAVRPNPLESLTLVVRTIQFLGTFLLHDEAEFVLHASEEEMQRAIILQPDIIEQGFKILDHEKKVPPGFVDVYGIDADGNTIVIEIKKDPAGFPAIKQLLEYLKYLQAPLGKRLRPIIVAPSVAKGSQSTLAKSGIEFKQLTLQKAVEILQKHARSDQQALKSWL; translated from the coding sequence ATGGTCAGCGGTCTTGAGGCTCGGCAACTGGTGGTTATGGTCGCATCTTGCTGCGTTGAGTACTCGGGTCGGACCGGTAGTCATCTGGGGGAGGGCGAACGGTTGGTAATTGTGAAAGGAGATGGTTGCATATTGGTCCACCGCGGACGCGACTATCAACCTGTTAACTGGCAACCGTCAGGGTGCATCATTCAGGCCCATCTCAACAATGAGACTCTGGTTCTGAAGGCAGTTCGTCCGAACCCGCTTGAAAGTCTAACTCTGGTCGTGAGAACGATCCAGTTTCTCGGCACGTTTCTCCTTCACGACGAGGCGGAATTCGTCTTGCATGCCAGCGAGGAGGAGATGCAGCGAGCGATCATTCTCCAGCCTGACATAATTGAGCAAGGTTTCAAGATCCTGGATCACGAAAAGAAGGTACCCCCAGGATTTGTGGACGTCTATGGAATTGATGCTGATGGCAATACGATTGTAATCGAGATCAAGAAAGACCCCGCGGGCTTTCCTGCAATCAAGCAGTTGTTGGAGTATCTCAAATATCTTCAAGCACCCCTGGGCAAGAGGCTACGTCCAATCATAGTTGCACCCAGTGTCGCGAAGGGGTCTCAGTCTACGCTCGCAAAGTCAGGGATTGAGTTCAAGCAGCTGACTCTTCAGAAGGCTGTTGAGATATTGCAAAAGCATGCGAGGTCTGATCAGCAGGCGTTGAAGAGTTGGCTCTAG
- a CDS encoding dihydroorotase family protein translates to MNHLKSPKTEKTSGPPSLLIRDAHIWTNNETTRGSILIEDGRIQRIARKITEPVEERILANRLLVLPGLVDAHVHLRDMKLSYKEDFTTGTAAAAAGGFTTVLDMPNSQPPTDSVEHLKERAARASRRIFVNVGFHAAALDDQQAAKAMKSAGAFSMKLYMPSPIAPLDVNDDAVVVRVMRAAKQASLPLTVHAEDATILPSTGEINSFRELVRSRRGNAETSAVRRILRLQQRIGCRVHFCHVSLPSSLSAIANRSSSRLSSEVTPHHTLLSENNVKTLGWKAWMVPPLRSRKDMGSLFRAMATGTSTIIATDHAPHTIKEKTRTPRKSPPGIPGLETALPLMLTMVNKGKLSLGRLVSLLSTNPVKVFGLGSKERLENGADADLVLVDLKKRGKIDPGKFFSKARYSPFEDWKTQGAVHTTVVNGSIIYSNEEIIGKAGAGKVLRSGRHE, encoded by the coding sequence TTGAACCACCTGAAGAGCCCTAAAACCGAAAAGACATCAGGTCCGCCTAGCCTACTCATTCGAGACGCGCACATCTGGACTAACAATGAGACCACTAGAGGCTCAATCCTCATAGAAGACGGCAGGATTCAGAGGATAGCACGAAAGATTACGGAACCAGTTGAAGAAAGGATTCTAGCCAACAGGTTGCTCGTACTACCTGGACTAGTTGACGCGCACGTCCACCTGCGAGACATGAAGCTATCGTACAAAGAAGATTTCACAACCGGAACCGCCGCCGCTGCCGCAGGTGGATTTACCACTGTCTTAGACATGCCAAATTCTCAGCCGCCAACAGACTCTGTCGAACATCTCAAAGAGAGAGCAGCAAGGGCTTCGCGAAGAATATTTGTGAACGTAGGTTTCCACGCAGCCGCACTCGACGACCAGCAAGCAGCGAAAGCGATGAAGTCTGCTGGAGCTTTCTCGATGAAACTCTACATGCCCAGCCCTATCGCCCCCTTAGACGTCAACGATGACGCCGTAGTTGTCCGGGTCATGAGGGCCGCGAAGCAAGCCTCGCTCCCCCTAACAGTACACGCTGAGGACGCGACCATACTTCCAAGCACTGGAGAGATCAATAGTTTCAGAGAACTGGTCCGATCGAGACGAGGGAATGCGGAAACAAGCGCTGTGAGAAGGATCTTGAGACTGCAGCAACGAATTGGTTGTCGCGTACATTTCTGCCATGTTAGTCTCCCGTCTAGCTTGTCTGCAATCGCGAATCGATCTTCAAGCCGATTATCTTCTGAAGTCACTCCTCATCACACTCTTCTCTCAGAGAACAATGTGAAGACATTGGGCTGGAAGGCGTGGATGGTACCACCGTTAAGATCTCGCAAAGACATGGGAAGTCTGTTTCGAGCGATGGCCACGGGCACTTCGACGATCATCGCCACGGATCATGCACCCCACACTATCAAAGAAAAGACCCGGACGCCTCGAAAAAGCCCGCCTGGAATACCAGGTCTTGAGACTGCTTTGCCTTTGATGTTGACCATGGTCAATAAGGGAAAGCTGTCCCTCGGACGATTAGTCTCGCTACTCTCCACTAATCCTGTAAAGGTCTTCGGTCTTGGTTCCAAGGAAAGGCTCGAAAATGGAGCAGATGCCGACCTAGTTTTGGTCGATCTGAAAAAGAGAGGAAAGATTGATCCAGGGAAGTTCTTCTCTAAGGCTCGTTACTCTCCATTTGAGGACTGGAAGACGCAGGGTGCCGTCCATACCACCGTTGTGAACGGGTCGATTATCTACAGTAATGAAGAGATCATAGGAAAAGCTGGCGCCGGGAAGGTTCTGAGAAGCGGAAGGCACGAATGA
- a CDS encoding Mut7-C RNAse domain-containing protein produces MRFLVDGMLGGLARWLRILGHDVRYGTTAIDNDLLKIAREENMILLTRDKELYQRAIAKEIVSLLVLGETEEERLAQMRKTFGISLDPITANTKCPECGTNLVEASKSDVADRVPQASLKLYDQFWKCASQNCRKVYWIGSHWKQIRQTLGEAEKLSELEQ; encoded by the coding sequence ATGAGATTTCTTGTTGATGGAATGCTTGGCGGGCTTGCCAGATGGTTGCGAATACTAGGCCACGACGTACGATACGGTACGACAGCGATAGACAACGATTTGCTCAAAATTGCCCGTGAAGAGAACATGATCCTCCTCACTCGAGACAAGGAACTGTACCAGCGAGCCATCGCAAAGGAAATTGTGTCCTTGCTTGTGCTAGGAGAAACCGAGGAAGAGAGGCTAGCTCAGATGAGAAAGACTTTCGGAATAAGCTTGGATCCCATCACGGCCAATACGAAATGTCCGGAATGCGGAACCAACCTAGTAGAAGCATCGAAGAGTGATGTAGCCGATAGGGTCCCTCAGGCGAGCCTCAAGTTATACGACCAATTCTGGAAATGCGCCAGCCAGAATTGCAGAAAAGTGTATTGGATCGGAAGCCACTGGAAACAAATACGCCAGACTCTCGGAGAGGCCGAGAAGCTGTCAGAGCTGGAACAGTGA
- a CDS encoding CBS domain-containing protein, with amino-acid sequence MSVHETEPDILVRDIMSRPPITAKENETVAGVSKIMGKHDIGCVIIVDKSGNPTGIITERDIVQRVAARNVLPSELKVGETMSKPVATIKPGATVNEAAKVMNSRKIRRLAVMDDGKLVGIVTMKDILQVTPAIIDLASEKSRAGLTSPRTRATLGGYCDECETWSENLVQKDGTFLCADCSREFEPPEEP; translated from the coding sequence TTGTCGGTTCACGAGACAGAGCCAGACATTCTAGTACGCGACATAATGTCACGGCCACCCATCACGGCCAAAGAGAACGAGACCGTGGCGGGAGTATCCAAGATTATGGGCAAACACGACATCGGCTGCGTTATCATAGTTGACAAATCCGGAAACCCGACCGGAATAATCACCGAACGAGACATCGTCCAAAGAGTCGCCGCGAGAAATGTTCTCCCGTCAGAATTGAAGGTCGGCGAGACAATGTCGAAGCCTGTGGCCACCATCAAACCGGGGGCCACTGTTAACGAAGCCGCAAAGGTCATGAATAGTCGAAAGATTCGGCGACTCGCAGTAATGGATGACGGAAAACTTGTAGGAATTGTGACTATGAAAGACATCCTGCAGGTAACCCCGGCCATAATCGACTTGGCCTCCGAAAAGAGTCGCGCTGGACTCACGAGCCCGCGGACTCGAGCGACACTCGGCGGATACTGCGATGAGTGCGAGACGTGGTCGGAGAATCTCGTCCAGAAAGATGGGACGTTCCTATGCGCAGATTGCTCAAGGGAATTTGAACCACCTGAAGAGCCCTAA
- a CDS encoding dihydrolipoyl dehydrogenase gives MKQYDLITIGTGSVMNIVDAMIQENPNIRIAVIDKDEPGGICLTRGCIPSKILLYPAELVRTIEKARELGVDATIARINFQMVMERMRTLINRDIDQIREGLSSSKNIDYYHAQAEFVAPYTLKVNGTEITSKMIFLGIGSKIIIPPIKGLDKIKYHTSDTVFKLTKLPESLAIIGGGYIAAEFGHFFASMGSKVTIVGRNPQFLPDEEPEVSTLAKKDLGRHMTILTDQEVREVREIGDRRELVAVDRKSGKTTVITAKEIMVATGRGPLTDILHPEKADIRLTKEGWVDVNEYLETSQPNIWALGDADGKYPFKHVANYESKIVYYNAILKKQVKVDYHAIPHAVFTYPEIASVGMGEKEAIEKLGQDKVQIGFQKYEDTAKGEAMNVKDYFVKVIVEAETTKILGAHVIGPYASILIHEIIPMMYAGNGSYEPINDSIHIHPALSEVVDRAFQSLVPAEHYQHMKQHSQELVAA, from the coding sequence ATGAAACAGTACGACCTGATCACGATCGGTACGGGATCGGTGATGAACATTGTCGACGCGATGATCCAGGAGAATCCCAACATTCGAATCGCGGTCATAGACAAGGACGAACCCGGGGGCATCTGCCTCACCCGCGGTTGCATTCCTTCCAAAATACTGTTGTACCCTGCGGAACTGGTCAGAACGATTGAGAAAGCACGGGAGCTTGGCGTTGACGCGACCATCGCCCGGATCAACTTCCAGATGGTGATGGAGCGGATGCGGACTCTAATCAACCGGGATATTGACCAGATACGAGAGGGCTTGTCAAGTTCAAAGAATATTGACTACTACCATGCTCAAGCGGAGTTCGTCGCGCCCTACACGCTAAAGGTCAACGGAACCGAGATAACATCCAAGATGATATTTCTTGGCATAGGATCCAAGATCATTATCCCACCTATCAAGGGTCTTGACAAGATCAAGTACCACACAAGCGACACCGTTTTCAAGCTGACAAAGCTTCCGGAGAGCCTAGCAATAATCGGGGGCGGCTACATCGCTGCGGAGTTTGGCCACTTCTTCGCCAGCATGGGATCGAAAGTCACAATCGTTGGAAGAAACCCGCAATTCTTGCCTGACGAGGAGCCCGAAGTCTCGACGTTGGCGAAAAAGGATCTGGGACGACATATGACAATTCTAACAGACCAGGAAGTTAGAGAAGTCAGAGAAATTGGAGATAGGAGGGAGCTAGTTGCCGTGGATCGGAAGTCAGGAAAAACCACCGTCATCACAGCCAAAGAGATCATGGTAGCGACAGGAAGGGGACCTCTCACGGACATTCTCCACCCAGAGAAGGCAGACATACGGCTCACCAAGGAAGGATGGGTCGACGTGAACGAGTACCTCGAAACGTCTCAACCGAACATATGGGCACTCGGAGATGCGGATGGAAAATATCCATTCAAGCACGTTGCAAATTATGAGTCAAAAATAGTCTATTACAACGCGATACTGAAAAAACAGGTCAAAGTAGACTATCACGCGATTCCACACGCGGTATTCACCTACCCAGAGATCGCAAGCGTTGGGATGGGAGAGAAAGAAGCGATAGAGAAGCTAGGGCAAGATAAGGTCCAGATCGGATTCCAGAAGTACGAAGATACCGCCAAGGGCGAGGCGATGAACGTGAAAGACTACTTCGTCAAAGTCATAGTTGAAGCAGAGACCACGAAGATTCTCGGAGCTCACGTCATTGGACCATACGCATCAATCCTCATACACGAGATCATACCGATGATGTATGCCGGTAATGGCTCTTACGAACCGATTAATGATTCGATTCATATCCACCCGGCACTTAGCGAGGTAGTGGATAGAGCGTTCCAATCCCTCGTGCCAGCAGAACACTACCAGCACATGAAACAGCACTCACAGGAACTCGTCGCAGCATAG
- a CDS encoding TIGR00296 family protein, with product MQKSVLDRKPLETNTPDSRRGREAVRAGTVMNGLSLEDGRKIVETARQAILGHLEGRDFKPKSNTSSDLSLPRGVFVTLLDERTSKALRGCIGNPFPKASLLVETARCAVEAATMDARFDPVSPNEFQERTVLEVTILSPLEHVVVRSPLDLPLNIEVGRDGLLVEGVGTRGLLLPQVAVDEGFDEEEFLNQCCMKAGLTPDAWITRAVKVARFQGQIFSEERPGGQVFERKLRGKGRKG from the coding sequence TTGCAGAAAAGTGTATTGGATCGGAAGCCACTGGAAACAAATACGCCAGACTCTCGGAGAGGCCGAGAAGCTGTCAGAGCTGGAACAGTGATGAACGGGTTATCGCTGGAAGACGGGAGGAAGATAGTAGAGACTGCACGGCAGGCAATTCTAGGTCATTTGGAAGGAAGAGATTTCAAGCCCAAGTCGAATACAAGTTCGGACCTCAGTCTCCCGCGAGGAGTGTTCGTTACGCTACTTGACGAGAGAACGAGCAAAGCACTGCGAGGATGCATTGGCAACCCATTCCCGAAGGCGAGTTTGCTTGTTGAGACGGCTCGTTGTGCGGTCGAAGCGGCCACAATGGATGCTAGATTTGACCCCGTATCTCCAAACGAGTTCCAGGAGAGGACTGTCTTGGAGGTGACAATTCTTTCGCCGCTCGAACATGTCGTGGTCAGGAGCCCGCTGGACTTACCTCTCAACATCGAAGTCGGACGCGACGGTTTGCTGGTAGAAGGGGTTGGAACAAGAGGGCTTCTATTGCCGCAGGTCGCCGTTGACGAGGGCTTCGACGAAGAAGAATTTCTCAACCAGTGTTGTATGAAGGCGGGGCTTACGCCTGATGCATGGATAACTCGTGCTGTGAAGGTTGCTCGGTTTCAAGGGCAGATCTTTTCAGAGGAAAGACCGGGAGGGCAAGTGTTCGAGAGGAAGCTGAGAGGGAAAGGACGCAAAGGTTGA
- a CDS encoding class I SAM-dependent methyltransferase: MTTGPTRVLNAARCDHNHQLPSLKTADHFGSSLIETWRYQDWQVERPERFNASMEQYIDIALPAKDAETIAKWYDALSKNYDELYGEEQNKKHAQVLQLLGNREFKIIVDVGCGTGKLLGLISSKGQISLGIDLSIQMLKLAKPRTTDTSIQFVRADASHLPLQDRVADGVTSVSMTESGPLSEEHLNELSRIATKDATLIMTIFDDKHQTPWRQLNETNIELITSFANRERLYLLDRAKHPARASPESSALV, encoded by the coding sequence ATGACTACCGGTCCGACCCGAGTACTCAACGCAGCAAGATGCGACCATAACCACCAGTTGCCGAGCCTCAAGACCGCTGACCATTTCGGCTCGAGCCTCATCGAGACTTGGCGATATCAGGATTGGCAGGTTGAACGACCCGAAAGGTTCAATGCATCAATGGAGCAATATATCGACATAGCTTTGCCTGCGAAGGACGCCGAAACTATTGCGAAATGGTACGATGCCCTATCCAAGAATTATGACGAGCTATATGGCGAAGAACAGAACAAGAAGCATGCACAAGTGTTGCAACTCCTGGGAAACAGAGAGTTCAAGATAATCGTCGACGTTGGATGCGGAACGGGTAAGCTCCTCGGACTCATTTCTTCAAAAGGCCAAATTTCCTTAGGAATCGACCTTTCCATTCAAATGCTAAAATTGGCAAAGCCTAGAACAACAGACACTAGCATCCAGTTCGTCCGAGCCGACGCCTCGCATCTCCCCCTGCAAGATCGTGTTGCAGACGGAGTTACATCTGTCTCAATGACAGAGTCGGGTCCCCTGTCTGAAGAACACCTCAATGAACTCTCAAGAATCGCAACCAAAGACGCCACGCTAATTATGACGATTTTTGACGACAAGCACCAGACACCTTGGAGACAACTGAACGAAACGAATATTGAACTTATTACTTCTTTCGCAAACAGAGAACGACTTTACTTGTTGGACAGGGCCAAACATCCGGCCAGGGCATCGCCCGAATCCTCGGCTCTAGTTTAA
- the radA gene encoding DNA repair and recombination protein RadA: MTQEAVRKYEVVEDLPGVGPSTSEKLKELGFHTIESLATATVRELVPAGIGEKQAAKIIAEARDSISLSFIRADELMKMKASVRRLTTGSKAFDGLIGGGLESQTITEFYGEYGVGKSILCHQLAINVQLPVDKGGLDGGALYLDTEQTFRPEWIVRMAKTAGLEPTNVAQRIIYSEAYNSDHQILLLEKADQIIKENNIRLIIIDSLTSHFRSEYIGREMLAERQQRLNNHMHRLIRLARGFNAVAMVTNQVMAKPDQFFANTVDAVGGHIVAHTSHTRVFLRRAANGPIRIARLVSSPYLPEGERIFKVTEGGIVDVAEEDEVKRRR; this comes from the coding sequence GTGACTCAGGAAGCCGTCCGAAAATACGAGGTCGTAGAAGACCTACCGGGCGTCGGACCCTCGACATCGGAAAAACTGAAAGAACTCGGCTTCCACACAATCGAGAGCCTCGCAACAGCCACCGTTAGAGAACTCGTACCCGCTGGAATAGGAGAGAAGCAAGCCGCAAAGATCATCGCAGAAGCCAGAGACAGCATCTCACTCTCCTTCATCAGAGCCGACGAGCTCATGAAGATGAAAGCTAGCGTACGCCGTCTTACGACCGGAAGCAAAGCCTTCGACGGACTAATCGGCGGAGGACTCGAGTCACAGACCATCACAGAATTCTATGGAGAATATGGCGTCGGCAAGTCAATCCTCTGCCACCAGCTCGCGATCAACGTCCAGCTACCAGTCGACAAAGGCGGGCTGGACGGAGGAGCATTGTACCTTGACACAGAACAAACCTTCCGTCCAGAATGGATCGTCCGGATGGCAAAGACAGCAGGGCTAGAGCCCACAAACGTCGCTCAGAGGATTATCTATTCGGAAGCGTACAACTCCGACCATCAGATTCTCCTCTTGGAGAAGGCGGACCAGATAATCAAAGAAAACAACATCCGCCTAATCATCATCGACTCCCTAACATCACACTTCCGAAGCGAATACATCGGCAGAGAAATGCTCGCCGAGAGACAACAACGCCTCAACAACCACATGCACCGTCTGATCCGGCTCGCACGAGGCTTCAACGCCGTCGCCATGGTCACCAACCAGGTCATGGCGAAACCCGACCAGTTCTTCGCCAACACCGTTGACGCTGTCGGCGGACACATAGTAGCCCATACGAGCCATACGCGAGTGTTCCTCCGCAGAGCCGCCAACGGCCCCATACGTATAGCCCGACTCGTCTCAAGCCCGTACCTGCCAGAGGGCGAGAGAATATTCAAGGTCACAGAGGGAGGAATAGTTGATGTCGCGGAAGAAGACGAGGTCAAACGACGTCGATAA
- a CDS encoding tRNA (adenine-N1)-methyltransferase, which produces MTREIKLGDRVLLYQDARRKWIAKVEPGRFHTHRGYFELAELVGKEYGGSVRTSMGQNLAVFRPRALDIVESFDRPTQILYPKDIGYALFQLGIGNGDRVLEVGTGSGALTSALARGVAPDGQVFTYELRPEFLRAAKANVDKAGFGSLVTFHNKDPTEGFEETNADAVVVDLGDPWRMVGAAWKSLLGGGILAGFTPTINQLEKLAVALRDGGFAILEAVELLMREFKTEAGKVRPETRMIGHTAYVTIARKLLPAHNV; this is translated from the coding sequence TTGACCCGGGAGATCAAGCTAGGTGACAGAGTCCTGCTTTACCAGGACGCGAGGCGCAAGTGGATTGCAAAAGTGGAGCCGGGAAGGTTTCACACCCACCGAGGCTACTTCGAGCTAGCAGAGCTCGTGGGCAAGGAGTACGGCGGATCTGTTCGGACAAGCATGGGACAAAACCTCGCTGTTTTCAGGCCGCGAGCACTCGATATCGTCGAATCATTTGATCGCCCAACCCAGATCCTTTATCCAAAAGACATCGGGTACGCGCTCTTTCAGCTCGGAATCGGAAACGGAGATAGAGTCCTAGAGGTTGGGACCGGGAGCGGAGCTCTAACGTCGGCTCTAGCGAGAGGTGTCGCGCCCGATGGCCAAGTGTTCACCTATGAATTGAGGCCCGAGTTCCTCCGAGCCGCAAAAGCGAACGTCGACAAAGCCGGATTCGGCTCGCTCGTTACCTTTCACAACAAAGACCCGACCGAGGGATTCGAAGAGACCAATGCGGACGCGGTTGTCGTTGACCTCGGAGATCCATGGAGAATGGTGGGAGCAGCGTGGAAATCGCTCCTTGGAGGTGGAATCCTCGCAGGGTTCACTCCCACAATAAACCAGCTAGAGAAGCTTGCAGTAGCACTCCGTGATGGAGGCTTCGCCATCCTTGAGGCTGTGGAACTGCTCATGCGCGAGTTCAAGACAGAGGCAGGAAAAGTGAGGCCCGAGACGAGGATGATAGGGCACACAGCATATGTGACGATTGCCCGGAAACTTCTTCCGGCCCATAACGTGTGA
- a CDS encoding glycosyltransferase: MRISAVVPVYNEAEVIDEFSSRLVSALEKIDPDYEAIFIVEGTDATLEKLTALSKENPRIKVHYSQERLGLGKAMKKGFGLIDEDAEYVVTMDADLNHQPEEIQNLMTATKNADIVVGSRNTNKGMVEELPLIKRMISATTNWTMRKIFHIPSNDVTSGFRIYSCKAVETLRDQIVAKNFEIQPELLIRARKEGLPITDVPITFLPRPRGTSKLSFVKSGIGYAMLIVRLGF; this comes from the coding sequence TTGCGAATAAGCGCGGTAGTACCGGTCTACAACGAGGCCGAAGTCATAGACGAATTCTCCTCCAGACTGGTCTCCGCCCTCGAAAAAATCGACCCCGACTATGAGGCAATATTCATCGTAGAGGGAACAGACGCAACTCTTGAGAAGTTGACCGCGCTTTCAAAAGAAAACCCCCGGATAAAGGTCCACTACAGCCAAGAAAGACTCGGGCTGGGAAAAGCTATGAAAAAAGGCTTCGGACTGATCGACGAGGACGCCGAATATGTGGTCACGATGGACGCGGACCTAAACCACCAACCGGAAGAAATACAGAACTTGATGACTGCAACCAAAAACGCAGATATCGTGGTAGGAAGCCGGAACACTAACAAGGGAATGGTCGAAGAACTACCATTAATCAAGAGGATGATAAGCGCCACTACCAACTGGACTATGAGGAAGATCTTCCATATCCCATCAAACGATGTCACTTCAGGATTCAGAATCTACTCATGCAAAGCAGTCGAAACGTTGCGGGACCAGATCGTAGCCAAGAACTTTGAGATACAACCTGAACTACTTATTCGAGCCAGAAAGGAAGGCCTGCCAATCACCGATGTTCCTATCACATTCCTGCCGAGACCACGAGGAACTAGCAAGCTCAGCTTTGTCAAGAGCGGAATCGGATACGCGATGCTGATCGTAAGGCTCGGATTCTAG
- a CDS encoding LSM domain-containing protein — MEPSRKPLNLLVRKLQADVSVRLKNDAEYRGKMIDCDSHMNIILDGAREYRGGDPSTNFGSLIVRGSNVLYICVSEPTQ, encoded by the coding sequence TTGGAACCTTCAAGAAAGCCTCTGAACCTGCTCGTTCGAAAGCTACAAGCCGACGTCTCAGTCAGGCTGAAAAATGACGCGGAGTACCGAGGCAAAATGATCGACTGCGACAGCCACATGAACATCATCCTCGACGGAGCTCGAGAATACCGAGGAGGAGACCCATCCACGAACTTTGGCAGCTTGATTGTTCGAGGCAGCAACGTCCTTTACATCTGCGTGAGCGAGCCTACACAGTAG
- a CDS encoding glycosyltransferase translates to MRLYIGPCGLGLGHITRCDAIAREFSSEGVDVLFSSYLDALDYLKRSGFTYFSAIPLSFRTREDGTIDPKMTMSQNGVTVGLWGFIRQLIGEVRQITAFKPDVVISDTRISTLIAAFILRKPRILILNQYSVQMPKDNRKHRLADRPILFAGKIIWRYISAMLELAWGVSDLIIVPDLEAPHTISRYNLAIPSGIRRKVRLVGPLAPPKSNHPNGKRPTGSVRPLVFACVSGPATDRKYLVNKLTEILREFPRDYEMILSCGDPNGSFGEKKIGNLTVHEWMTEQSYWKTFERADVIVSRAGHETIMKAVSEGKPLVLIPPPNHTEQANNAKRAEELGVAVVVEQSRLDTDELAEAISRSLKDNRENARRLSETLGAESGIRAVVEAVSQLVSFK, encoded by the coding sequence TTGAGACTGTACATCGGCCCTTGCGGGCTCGGCCTCGGACACATTACCCGTTGCGACGCGATAGCGCGAGAGTTCTCAAGCGAAGGCGTGGACGTATTGTTCTCCTCCTATCTTGACGCCCTTGATTATCTCAAGCGATCCGGTTTCACATACTTTAGCGCAATTCCTCTCTCGTTTCGAACCAGGGAAGATGGTACGATTGACCCTAAGATGACGATGAGCCAGAACGGCGTGACCGTCGGACTCTGGGGATTCATACGCCAACTGATAGGAGAAGTCCGGCAGATCACCGCGTTCAAGCCTGACGTGGTGATATCAGACACAAGGATCTCAACTCTCATAGCCGCCTTCATTCTGAGAAAACCCAGAATTCTGATCCTCAACCAATACTCTGTCCAAATGCCGAAGGATAATAGAAAACATAGGCTGGCGGACAGACCGATCCTTTTCGCGGGAAAGATCATCTGGAGATACATTTCCGCAATGCTTGAGCTAGCATGGGGTGTAAGCGACCTGATCATTGTTCCGGATCTGGAAGCGCCTCATACTATCTCAAGATACAATCTGGCAATCCCATCAGGGATCAGAAGAAAGGTCAGGCTGGTCGGGCCCTTAGCACCACCAAAGTCCAACCATCCGAACGGCAAGCGACCTACCGGTTCAGTTAGGCCTCTGGTCTTTGCATGCGTCAGCGGACCTGCGACCGACCGGAAGTATCTTGTGAACAAGCTAACAGAAATCCTTAGAGAGTTTCCCAGAGACTACGAGATGATTTTGAGTTGTGGTGATCCAAACGGATCGTTCGGCGAAAAGAAAATTGGGAACCTCACAGTTCACGAGTGGATGACTGAACAGTCGTATTGGAAGACGTTCGAGCGCGCAGACGTGATTGTCTCAAGAGCAGGACATGAAACGATCATGAAAGCCGTATCGGAGGGAAAGCCTCTGGTGCTGATTCCTCCCCCAAACCACACTGAACAGGCGAACAATGCAAAGCGGGCAGAGGAACTGGGGGTAGCAGTCGTAGTGGAGCAATCTAGGCTGGATACTGATGAGCTGGCTGAAGCGATCTCGAGGAGTCTGAAGGATAACAGGGAGAATGCTCGAAGATTGAGCGAGACGTTAGGCGCTGAAAGCGGGATTCGAGCCGTGGTTGAGGCTGTTTCCCAGCTTGTGTCATTCAAGTAG
- a CDS encoding ECF transporter S component produces the protein MSTFSISEKDEWAEKGKTTPVRTIAIMAVFTALVFVVTQYFWVPISAVPGQRFDAGDIIIFISAWTFGPEIGGFAGGVGSSLSDALVGGAPYWPFTLVIKGLEGYIAGLVLQRGQRWGLKLSWLFASSVMVGGYFLTNALFIGLLVGVNSDLNPGPFGALLEVPFDLAQVLAGGVIARPISRYLRNALPYSGIGNVPSKTGSVHN, from the coding sequence ATGTCGACATTCTCAATATCGGAAAAGGATGAATGGGCCGAGAAAGGAAAAACAACGCCTGTCCGAACGATCGCGATCATGGCGGTGTTTACTGCTCTCGTCTTCGTAGTCACCCAATACTTTTGGGTTCCAATCTCGGCCGTGCCGGGTCAAAGATTCGACGCCGGAGACATTATCATATTCATCTCTGCCTGGACGTTCGGTCCAGAAATCGGCGGTTTCGCTGGGGGAGTCGGATCCTCGCTTTCCGACGCGCTGGTGGGAGGTGCTCCTTATTGGCCGTTTACTTTAGTCATCAAAGGTCTGGAAGGGTACATTGCAGGGCTCGTACTTCAACGAGGTCAACGCTGGGGGCTGAAGCTGTCCTGGCTATTTGCGAGTTCTGTTATGGTCGGCGGGTACTTTTTGACCAACGCGCTGTTCATTGGACTGTTGGTCGGGGTCAACTCCGATCTCAACCCAGGGCCATTTGGAGCTCTTTTGGAGGTTCCATTCGATCTGGCTCAAGTCCTTGCAGGGGGCGTCATAGCGAGGCCGATTTCTCGATATCTCAGGAACGCGCTCCCTTATTCAGGGATTGGCAATGTCCCATCGAAGACCGGGTCCGTTCACAACTGA